TTGACCGCTACTCTGTAGCCGAGTTCTTCCAAATCTCGAGCGAAGCCTTCTGCCGATGCCTGGTCGGGAAACACCACTGTGAAATCAACGTTTCGTGGCAGGGACAGATCATCTCCTTCTGCGAGTAGCCGCCTGAGGGCATCTCCATTGTCGTCATTGGGAAGAAACATTCTGGTAACAGCAAGTGTAGCTGCAGTGTCAATGCGGAATTGCGCCGGGCAGGCGGTTCTGGAAAGAGGTACGCAATCGCTTCCAGCTGCGAGCCGCGAGCTGCCAGATAGAGTTGCGGCGTGCGATTCATCTATTGCGGGCAGACGGGCTGCTCTGGAAAGGGGCAGGCAATCAGCTGTGAGCTGTGAGTTGAGGCGACATCGCGGCCACGAGATGAGGAAAGCTCCGTCCCATGCGTAATGAGGGCGAGTTATCGGACGATTTCGTTGTAAGGTGGGGCGGAGTTGTGGGCTACGACGGGAACGATTTGTAGAAGCGAGGGGTGAGTGAATATGCGATCTGAGCAGCGGACGAGCGATAACCCCGGGACGGGGAATGTGACGCGGCGTGAGGTGCTTCGAGGAGCGGCGGCGGTGGGGCTGGCTGCGCTGGCTTCCGGCGGGGAGCCGTTGTTTGGTGAGGCGAAGAGCGGACGTCCGAATGTAGTCTTCATCATGGCGGACGATCTGGGTTATGCGGATGTGGGGTGCTATGGGCGTCCTGATCTGCGAACGCCGAACATCGATGGCCTGGCAGCAAAGGGTGTGCGGTTTCTGCAGGCTTATGCGAACTCCGCGGTGTGCTCGGCGACGCGCACGGCGCTGATTACGGGTCGCTATCAGGATCGGCTGTCGATTGGGTTGGATGAGCCGCTGGCGGGACGCGATGTGGGTCTGCCTCCGGATGTTCCGACGCTACCGTCGTTGCTGAAGAAGGCTGGGTATGGAACGACCCTGGTGGGCAAGTGGCATCTTGGACTGCTGCCGGCATATGGTCCGCTGAAGAGTGGATATGACCATTTCTACGGGATTCGGAAAGGAGCGGCAGACTACTACACGCATTCGAATGATTTGTGGGATGAGGATGTGCGAGTGGACCAGGTGGGGTATCTGACGGACCTGCTCGGCAACCATGCGGTGAATGTGGTGAATGGATATGCGAAGGCGGGGCAGCCGTTTCTGCTGAGTCTGCACTTCACGGCACCGCATTGGCCGTGGGAGGTGCCAGGAGATGACTCAGAGTCGAAGCGGCTGGTGGGCAAACGTCTGGATGACTTTGATGGGGGCTCGCAGAAGACGTATGAGCTGATGGTCGAAGACCTGGATCGGCAGGTGGGGCGCGTGCTTGAAGCGCTGCGCAGTAACGGGCTGGATGAGAACACGATTGTGATTTTCACGAGTGATAACGGTGGCGAGCGCTTTGCGGATACATGGCCGTTTACGGGAAGGAAGACGGAACTGCTGGAAGGTGGGCTGCGGATTCCGGCGATCTTCTCGTGGCCGGCGCGCAATCGGCAGGCGCGAACGACGAACCAGGTGGGGATCAGTATGGACTGGCTGCCGACGTTGCTGGCCGCGGCGGGCACCGCGCCGGATGCAGGGTTTCCTTCGGATGGGATGAACCTGCTGCCGATGCTTGTGGGAGATGCGGCGCCGGTGGAGCGCAGGCTGTTCTGGCGATACAAGGGGAACGCGCAGCGGGCCGCGCGAGATGGCGATTACAAGTTTCTGAAGATTCTGGACAACACGTTTTTGTTCAATGTTGTGGAGGACCCGATGGAACGAGCGAACCTGAAGGTACGCGAGAAGGAGATCTACGATCGGCTGGAGGCGGAGTGGTTTGCGTGGAATGCGACGATGCTGCCGGAGATCGACGAGAGTTTTACGGACACGTTTGACGGATCGCAACTGGCGGACCACATCGGTCTAAAGCCGGCGAGTGGGAAAGCGGATAATCCGACGCAAGGCAAGCCGGGGCCGAAGTAGATGGGGCTGCGCTTTGCTTGTCGTGCCGGGTTGACGTAGTGTTTTTGGTGTTGTCTCAGGAGAGCGCGATGAAGCGAGTTTTGTTTGCAGCGGCAGCGGTGTGGTTTGCGGCGGTGACTTGTGGAGCTCAGAGTGCGGCGCCGAGTGGGCCGGCGGCTGAAGTGCAAGGGAGCTATAACCGGCTGAAGCCGAATGTGATCAAAGCGGCGGAGAAGATGCCGGATGCGGATTATCAGTTCAAGCCGACGCCGGATATCAGGACGTATGCGCGGATTGTGAATCACATTACGGAGGCGCAGCAGCATACGTGCTCGGCGTTGAATGGGACGGCGTTTGATGCGAAGACGGTGCCGAGCGATACGGCGGACAAGGCGACGATTGTGGCGGCGCTGAAGGCGTCGTTTGATAACTGCGATAAGGCGTATGGCGCGCTGACGGATGCGAATGTTGCGGAGATGGTGGGCACGGCACCGAGACAGCGGTCGCGGATTGGGATGGCGTGGGGGAATGTGTCGCATGACAACGAGCAGTATGCGGAGTTGTCGACGTATTTGCGGCTGAAGGGATTGGTGCCGCCGACGGCGGAGAAGTGAGCGGCGCGTTCGTCAGAAGGTGACGGAGGGGAGGAAGGCGCCGGCGGGGGCGTTGTAGAGGCCGAGGCTCATGAGGGTCATGGGCTGGGTGACGCGGAGGCCGTTGGCGAGGCACCAGCGGAAGAGCGCGGCGTTGCGGGTGGGGACGAGGATGCCGGGGCCGGCGAGGGTGTCGGCGGCGGCGATGAGGGCGCAGAGGTCCGGGGTGGTTTCGGCGGTGGCGTGGCCGAAGAAGCCGAGGATGTTGGCGTAGGCGGTGATGCGGCCGGCGCGCTCGGTGACGATGGCGCTGCCGTGCTCGATGGAATGCGCGAGGTCGGCGGAGCGGTCGAAGCCGTGCACGGCCATAGAGAGCGCGTTGCACGCGGCGAGGTCTGCAGGTGTGGCGGGGCGTACGGTGCAGCCGGGGATTTCGCGTGTGGTGCTGCGGCCCTGCATGCAGGCGAGAGGCTCGCGGACGTCGAAGCCGAGGCTGGTGTAGAGCGAGAGCGAGCGGTTGTGGAAGGCGGCCTGCACGAGTCGGACGCCGGCGGCGTGCTGTGCGGTGGAGCGGTCGAGCACGGCCTGCATGAGGAGGCGGCCGACGCCGCGGTTCTGCGTGGTGGGGTCGACGGTGATGGGGCCGATGCCGTGGATGATGGCGCGCTCGTCGAGGACGTTGCTGCCCAGGATGCTGCCGCTGTCTTCGGCGACGAGGCAGTAGAAACCGGGCGTGGAGAAGAGCATGGTCATGAGGCCGATGGCGTGCTCGGGCGCGGGGAGATCGGGAGGGAAGTTGTGGGCGGTGCTGATGGTGTGGAAGGCGTCGTAGCAGATGCGGCCGGCGAGGGGAGCGTCGGCGGGCGTGGCCGGGCGGATGGTGATGGACGTTTGAGAGGACATGAGTGGTCGGTTGAGTGACCCGCGAAGTATACAGGTGGCTTGGAGGAGCGGATAGGATGGGGAACATGAAGAGCTTGCGGTTGGCGGCGGCGGTTGTTTGTGCGGGGTTGATGGCGAGTGCGGGGATTGCGCAGAGCGGAGCGGGAGCGGTGACGATTGATCCGGGATTGAATATTCACACGGTGGAGCTGTGGCCGGGCGGGGCTCCGGGGCAGCAGGGGAGCGAGCCGAGCGATGTGCCGGCGCTGAGTGTGTTTGCTCCGCGCAAGGGGAAGGCGAATGGGACGGCGGTGGTGATTGCGCCGGGAGGGGCTTATCGCGAGCTGGCGTCGGACCTGGAGGGGCGCGAGG
This Acidobacteriaceae bacterium DNA region includes the following protein-coding sequences:
- a CDS encoding ribonuclease E inhibitor RraB, which encodes MFLPNDDNGDALRRLLAEGDDLSLPRNVDFTVVFPDQASAEGFARDLEELGYRVAVKLTECKQEFPWDVVVAKRMQPSHQEIEEFESLLQKTADVWGGHNDGWGCFTHPRQQ
- a CDS encoding sulfatase-like hydrolase/transferase yields the protein MRSEQRTSDNPGTGNVTRREVLRGAAAVGLAALASGGEPLFGEAKSGRPNVVFIMADDLGYADVGCYGRPDLRTPNIDGLAAKGVRFLQAYANSAVCSATRTALITGRYQDRLSIGLDEPLAGRDVGLPPDVPTLPSLLKKAGYGTTLVGKWHLGLLPAYGPLKSGYDHFYGIRKGAADYYTHSNDLWDEDVRVDQVGYLTDLLGNHAVNVVNGYAKAGQPFLLSLHFTAPHWPWEVPGDDSESKRLVGKRLDDFDGGSQKTYELMVEDLDRQVGRVLEALRSNGLDENTIVIFTSDNGGERFADTWPFTGRKTELLEGGLRIPAIFSWPARNRQARTTNQVGISMDWLPTLLAAAGTAPDAGFPSDGMNLLPMLVGDAAPVERRLFWRYKGNAQRAARDGDYKFLKILDNTFLFNVVEDPMERANLKVREKEIYDRLEAEWFAWNATMLPEIDESFTDTFDGSQLADHIGLKPASGKADNPTQGKPGPK
- a CDS encoding DinB family protein; the protein is MKRVLFAAAAVWFAAVTCGAQSAAPSGPAAEVQGSYNRLKPNVIKAAEKMPDADYQFKPTPDIRTYARIVNHITEAQQHTCSALNGTAFDAKTVPSDTADKATIVAALKASFDNCDKAYGALTDANVAEMVGTAPRQRSRIGMAWGNVSHDNEQYAELSTYLRLKGLVPPTAEK
- a CDS encoding GNAT family N-acetyltransferase; the encoded protein is MSSQTSITIRPATPADAPLAGRICYDAFHTISTAHNFPPDLPAPEHAIGLMTMLFSTPGFYCLVAEDSGSILGSNVLDERAIIHGIGPITVDPTTQNRGVGRLLMQAVLDRSTAQHAAGVRLVQAAFHNRSLSLYTSLGFDVREPLACMQGRSTTREIPGCTVRPATPADLAACNALSMAVHGFDRSADLAHSIEHGSAIVTERAGRITAYANILGFFGHATAETTPDLCALIAAADTLAGPGILVPTRNAALFRWCLANGLRVTQPMTLMSLGLYNAPAGAFLPSVTF